One genomic segment of Stigmatopora argus isolate UIUO_Sarg chromosome 18, RoL_Sarg_1.0, whole genome shotgun sequence includes these proteins:
- the LOC144093135 gene encoding uncharacterized protein LOC144093135, translated as MWSRKRKEYVTVKDLQNILDSCKLRLSHVDEVWPNIYIGNVYAAKNKRNLQAHGISHVLNAAHGKFNIDTGATFYHDVNLEYHGVEAYDMVTFDLSAFFYKSADFIRSVLNLPTGRVLVHCAMGLSRSSTLVLAYLMIHEKMTLAKAIAAVGANRNIKPNAGFLEKLRALDVELQPIRLKTMLDDDHVTPSCYELDKILNRGCAAYVPYNEVWPQVYIGDEATAKDKFNLQKLGITHVLNAAEGTWNNVDTGAGYYGDMGVVYHGVVAADTPTFDLSQYFLTAARFIRTALADANNKILVHCVMGRSRSATLFLAYLMICEGMMLADAVEHVKTRRRILPNWGFLKQLRELDAKLQDQRRKGARCISSECPDDI; from the exons ATGTGGAGCCGCAAACGCAAAGAATATGTGACGGTCAAGGACCTGCAGAACATTCTGGACTCGTGCAAACTGCGTCTCAGCCATGTCGATGAAGTCTGGCCCAATATTTACATAGGAAACGT GTATGCTGCCAAAAACAAGCGCAACCTTCAGGCGCACGGCATCAGCCATGTGCTGAACGCCGCCCACGGCAAATTCAACATCGACACGGGGGCTACCTTCTACCACGACGTCAATCTGGAGTATCACGGTGTGGAAGCCTACGATatggtgacctttgacctcagcgCCTTCTTTTACAAGTCGGCCGACTTCATCAGGAGCGTCTTGAATTTGCCCACAG GCCGAGTGCTGGTACACTGCGCCATGGGCCTGAGCCGCTCGTCCACCCTGGTGCTAGCCTACCTGATGATCCACGAGAAGATGACGCTGGCGAAGGCCATCGCGGCTGTCGGCGCCAACCGCAACATCAAACCCAACGCCGGCTTCCTGGAGAAGCTGCGAGCGCTGGATGTTGAGCTCCAGCCAATCAGACTAAA AACCATGCTGGACGACGACCACGTCACGCCATCCTGCTATGAGCTGGACAAGATCCTCAATCGGGGGTGCGCGGCATACGTGCCTTATAATGAAGTGTGGCCGCAAGTCTACATCGGTGACGA GGCGACTGCAAAAGATAAATTCAATCTGCAAAAACTAGGCATCACGCACGTGCTCAACGCAGCGGAGGGCACGTGGAACAACGTGGACACAGGCGCCGGTTATTATGGCGACATGGGTGTGGTCTACCACGGCGTGGTGGCGGCAGACACGCCCACTTTTGACCTCAGCCAGTACTTTTTGACGGCAGCCCGCTTTATCAGGACAGCGCTGGCTGACGCGAACA ATAAAATTCTGGTACACTGCGTGATGGGCAGGAGTCGCTCGGCCACGCTGTTCCTGGCTTACCTGATGATCTGCGAGGGAATGATGCTGGCGGATGCGGTGGAGCACGTGAAGACGCGTCGGAGGATCTTGCCCAATTGGGGTTTCCTTAAGCAGCTGAGGGAGTTGGACGCAAAGCTCCAAGACCAGAGGCGAAAGGGCGCCCGATGTATCAGCTCAGAGTGTCCAGATGACATCTAG